The following DNA comes from Rhinolophus sinicus isolate RSC01 linkage group LG06, ASM3656204v1, whole genome shotgun sequence.
TGCCTTTCCCCAAAACTGCCAGAGCCGAGCCCCGGCCCAGTGCGTCCACGTGATGACAGAAGGCCCCTGCCTAGCACTCACCAGGATCTCCGGCACCTTCTTCTTCTTTCGTTTCTCTTTCACAACTGGTGGGGAGATTCCAGGGAGAGTAGTGTCCGGGACCCAGGGAACCGCAGGGACCCTGGGGACCTCAGTGAACTTTGAACACCCCAAAGGCGAGACTCCGGCCAGGTCTTCTGCCGCCAGTAGCCCCTGGAAGCCAAAGCAGGACTGGCGGCCTGGGGTGGACGTGGAAGCACAGGCTAGGGTCTCCAGCCGGCTGTAGGAGCGCCTGACTTTTTTAGACATTTCTAGGGCTCTGGTGTCCAGCTCTTCCCCACAGTTGGACCCCACATTTGGGCTGTACAGCACAGGAGTGGTGTTGGGGGTCACGGGGACACTGCATGTCTTGAAGAGGTCCTCCCTGGTAGGCTCCCTGTCAGGAGGATGGTTTTCTTTCTCCAAGAAAAATGCAATCTGTACCAGGACAGAAGAGAGAGCACCTCCCTGTTACTGAGCTGTGTCACTTCCTTCCAGAAAGGCCCAAGGGGATGCAGGCTGGAAGGAAAGAGCCACAGGACAaacacttttaaaaggaaaagaggagacaGGTTAGGCAACAAGTCAGATCCTGGGACAGatgtggggagggaaagaaaaggacaatCGGTTCTTGCTTCTGAGGAGTCTTCTGTGACACAAGACGTTGCCACCACCTGCTGATGCTGCCAGCTGTCTCCAAAACATGACCGACAGCTCGTCACCTCTAACTGATGCAAGGCCACATTACCTGCCGTCTAGACCAGTTCAATAACCTCCTAACTGCTCTTCCTGCTTCCCCCTTGCTCTCTGTGGTCCATTTGTCACAGTTGGCAACGACTTTcctgaaatgtccatcaaatcAGTAGTAAGAGCTTATTGGTCACCTGCCTGCTCCAGGCGCTGGGCGTACAACAGGGAATAAAGCAGAGAAAACCCGTCTCcatggagcttccattctagtgGAGGAAGAGATAATAAATAGGGGAAACCATGTAGTATGTTAGTTTTGGGGAAAAACCAAACAGGAGAGAGTACCAGGGGTGTGTTGGAATTTTAAGGAAGTGAACGCAGGCGAGGTGTCATTTGAGCTACAACCtgatggaggtgggggagtgAGTCACCTAGAGGAATAGAAGGTACAGAAGTCCTGGGGCGAAAGTGCCCGTTAGGAACAAGCAGGCCCGTGTGCCTGAATCAAGTGGAAGTTAAGGAGAGGCACTAAGGACGGGGCATGAGAGGTCATTAGGGGCATCCCAGGACATTTTGTAGGCCACTGTCAGGGGAGACCCAGGGAGCCCTGGCAAGGTTGTGAACAGGGCATGTGGATTAGGAGGTTCACATACTGTCCCCTATGATTCCACTCAGCTCACACGCTGCTTCCTTAGGGAGGCCGACCCTTACCGTGGAGTTTAGATCAGACCCTCCTCACCTCTGCTCGTCACTCTCTGTCAGAACAACTCTCTCCTGTACAGCAACCATCACATTCTGGTTTGGGCTTGTCCATTGGTTGACTGTCACCCCAACAGAATATGGGCTTCATGAGAGCAGGGGTCGTTATCTGTCTGGCTGACCCTGCCTGTACCCCGTCTTCAGCAGAGCCCCGCGTGCAGCAGGTGTTCAGTAACTTAATGTACACAAAACCCAATTAATGTACACAAATCTTGGCACTGGGCTGTCTGGCAGCCCAAACGAGGGGAAAATGAGACAAATTCAATGACTCCTGTGGTCAGCTAGAAGGAAGTCCATTGGTTATCAAAGAGACACGACTGCAAGCTCTGGAGAATATGCCCCATGAGTCTCGTCAAAGGGATgctgaacaacatgggggttaccCGACTACTATTTCCTTATTCCCTATGGCCAAGCAGTCACCCAAGTTGTCACAGCTCTTTCTGTTTACTGTCTCATGAATTTATTAGTCAACCAACAAGAATGACTGACTACTATGGGGGAGGTGGCAGTCTCTGCCCTGAAGGCACCTACTGGGGAGAGAAAGACAACAAACAAATTACCCCCAGCCATTGATAAGTCCTAGGAATTACATTAAGAAATGTGACCGTGACGGGGTAGGTCAGGGaaggggtggtcagggaaggcttctggaAGGAGGTCTCCACTGAGCTCAGTCCTGTGTGATAGGACAGTCACGTGGTGAGCCGGGGGGGAGCATCACTTTGCCATTACCTTACTTTAGGCCCCCATCATCTCACCTTAGGATTCCTGTCAAGTCTTCCTACCTGGTCTTAGAACCCCTGGCAGTCTTTTTCCAGCCCATTCTCCCCCcagctccctccacccccacccccaagagggAGCGTTCTCGAACACCAAAGTTTAACTCAGTCACTACCTTGCTTAAGACTCTCCAAAAGCTGCCCACAGTGCCAAGGATGAAACCCAAGGTCTCAAACACAGCTTTCATGCCTCATCAGGATCTATTCTGTTCTGGCTTAGCACGCGCCCTCCTCTATCAAGGTCTGCGGCAGACATACCAAGAAAGGAAGCTGCTGCTCCCCAAACCTTGttttttgaatgtgtgtgtggaATCTTTGCCAATACAGCTTCCCTTACAGACACTCCTACTTGTCTGTAAAGACTAGAgactcattttaaatgtttcttctccTGTGAAATGTTCCCTGAGCCACGTGGTCTGGGTTAAGTGCCTTCGTACCATCTAGTTCTGTGTTGCAGTCCTCAGCATACTATGTCATCACCTGTTCATGTGTCTTTCTTCCCACTTGACTGTAAGCCCCATCAGCGCCTCAAAACAGTTGGCATTTCTCATTCATTATATCCTCAGGCACAGATTTTAATGAAACATCTTGACTTCTGCTAAAACCGCAAAGCCATCATACACATAACTCATCTTACAACAACCGTAAATAAAAACTGAGGACAAAGGGCGGTCGgttggcccagttggttagagcgcggtgctcttaacaacaaggttgccagttcaattcctacatgggccacagtgagctgcgccctccacaactagatagaaacaactacttgacttggagctgatgggtcctggaaaaacacacttaaataaatgaagttaaaaaaccccacaaaaaccgAGGACAAGATGGAGCAGAAAGTTAGGACACAGTTAACGTTTAAAGGAAAATGGTAGAACATACCATCTCTTGAACACACCATCAAGAGCTAAATATATTAAGTCTACAAGGAGTAAGCAAGGTAGGCAATAGTAAGTGTACAGCCTGCAGGTGTCCAAGGGTAAACTGTTTCAAAATACTGCAAAACAGCTTCCTGAGCAAATAGTGTGGGCCACCATAGTCTGTCCCAGCTCCAGAATGTCCTGGATTCCACtgaacaaagcaaatgaaaatgaactcACCCTAGGGCTCCTTCGAGGCGAGTGGATGGATGGGACCTGTGGAGACAACACTTATTAATCACAGAGCCGGCCCCTCTTTGTGGTTCCCCACCCACAAGCTCTCTCTCCGTCCTCACCTTTACACTATGGGCCACAATCTTTTTCAAGACGATGGGCTTTTTGACTGGAGCCACCGGGGGTGCCTGGAGAAGAGGGGTGACCATGAGCTCTACATGAATCCAAAGACTTCTAGGGTAGGAACTGAGGAACCCCGGGCTCACCTTCGGCCAGATGTCAGGGAGGGTGCTGGGGAGATCGGAGCCTGACTTCCGCTGGGACCTCCGCAGAGACTGAGGAGATGTGGTGTTTGGccctggaaagagaaaaaagttaggAGGTCGGGGAGGGCTCTAGACCTCAAGGTCTGGAACACAGGTTCTGGAGACAGTGAGAAAAGGTTCCCCAAGAGGCACTTTGGGGGAGCCTTCTCGGGGCGGAAGGTGGGCCGTGGGTCACCCATCGTAGGGCGGTACGGGGAGGGCCTTCCTCATGGGACTGCAGCCCTCAAACAGCTCGGCCCCGTCTCTCCCGCGCGCCCTCCCCTCACCAGAGCGCTGAGAGGCCCCTCCAGACCGCGTTCGCCTCTCGGACATGTCTAGCCTTGGTTTGGattgccgccgccgccgccgccgcccgggcTCGCGCCAACCCGAGGGCCTTTCTGAAGCAAAAACGTTCGGATTACCCGCCCTACTCAGGAGGAAGCGGAAATTACGTAAGGCGGGAGGGCCGCGGGACTTGGGTCGCCTCTTCCTCACGCGTCTCAAATCTACCGTCAGACGGGGTGGGGCCGGTGGCGCGCTGGCGTCATCAGCACGCGCCGCACCCGGAAGAGACGTGGCAGCCGAGGCATAATAGGAGCGGCCCGAACTGGAAAGAGCTGAGCTGGAGGCCCGCGGAGCGCGGTGTCTGTCCTTCCGCGTGTGGGATCAGCGCTCGGGCCTGTCGGGACCCGTGCCCGAGTGGCTCAGTAACACGGAGAGGGGGTCTGTGGAGAAAGTGGGGGCGGGGCTTGGAGGGGTGGGACTCAGGAGGGGCCCCTGGGGGCGGGGCCGGTGGTATCGGAGAGACGCTGATGGAGGGGCCTGGCCGGGGGCGGGGTCCAGGAGGAATGAGTGG
Coding sequences within:
- the CDCA5 gene encoding sororin, which gives rise to MSERRTRSGGASQRSGPNTTSPQSLRRSQRKSGSDLPSTLPDIWPKAPPVAPVKKPIVLKKIVAHSVKVPSIHSPRRSPRIAFFLEKENHPPDREPTREDLFKTCSVPVTPNTTPVLYSPNVGSNCGEELDTRALEMSKKVRRSYSRLETLACASTSTPGRQSCFGFQGLLAAEDLAGVSPLGCSKFTEVPRVPAVPWVPDTTLPGISPPVVKEKRKKKKVPEILKSELDEWAAAMNAEFEAAEQFDLLVE